A window of Ranitomeya variabilis isolate aRanVar5 chromosome 2, aRanVar5.hap1, whole genome shotgun sequence contains these coding sequences:
- the INPP5E gene encoding phosphatidylinositol polyphosphate 5-phosphatase type IV, with product MPTRMEVKMSQTSQSSDLGRVLVDDDVMMDGSDLTINKEQEIRDWIEQQTDDAPLLSKNFTNHVIPKPPIRPKPRQRRLERAFSLDDQSWRRRFKASQGSLTDPNESGSSTGSLQEASALEDLAAESSGTSHLQASMVSRFPKISHKPCLAHTKPLQLLPQLEANTSLRTQRTTNRMELDYRDYKHQQLLRHSSSLGDTRLNGAGCDLHSNESMKSTYSLLTPLRSKDVRNRSYLEGSLLASGALLGAEELDRYFPERLLRVFIATWNMQGRKELPETLDDFLLPSDDDFAQDMYVIGVQEGSPDRREWEVRLQETLGPHYVLLHSSAHGVLYLSVFIRRDLIWFCSEVEYATVTTRIVSQIKTKGALAVSFTFFGTSFLLITSHFTSGDGKVIERILDYKKIVEGLALPRNIPDTNPYRSNPLDVTSRFDEVFWFGDFNFRLNKDRSGVNSILQRKPDLDMSRLLQYDQLIKEMNDGSIFKGFEEAAIQFLPTYKFDIGCDDYDSTSKQRTPSYTDRVVYKSRNKGDIRVLKYASCSLVKTSDHRPVFGLFQVRIRPGRDNIPLAAGLFDRELYLLGIKRRISRELQKRHAVKNQKNSSVCAIS from the exons ATGCCCACAAGAATGGAAGTGAAGATGTCTCAAACCTCTCAGTCTTCTGACCTGGGACGTGTCTTGGTGGATGATGATGTGATGATGGATGGCTCTGACCTGACCATAAACAAAGAGCAGGAGATCAGGGACTGGATAGAGCAGCAGACGGATGACGCTCCGCTGCTCAGTAAGAACTTTACAAATCATGTTATACCCAAACCCCCCATCAGACCAAAGCCGCGTCAGCGAAGACTGGAACGAGCCTTCTCCCTGGATGACCAGAGCTGGCGCCGGAGGTTTAAGGCGAGTCAGGGGAGCTTAACGGACCCTAATGAAAGTGGCTCCTCTACAGGGTCTCTCCAGGAAGCCTCTGCTCTCGAGGATCTGGCAGCTGAGTCATCAGGAACCAGTCACTTGCAGGCCAGCATGGTGTCAAGGTTCCCAAAAATCAGTCATAAACCTTGTCTCGCACACACCAAGCCCCTGCAGCTTCTCCCCCAGTTAGAAGCCAACACGAGTCTGAGGACACAGAGGACGACTAATAGGATGGAGCTGGATTACAGGGATTATAAGCACCAGCAGCTTCTCCGCCATAGCAGCAGCCTGGGCGACACACGACTGAACGGTGCAGGCTGCGACCTCCACTCCAATGAGTCCATGAAAAGCACCTACAGCCTTCTCACCCCCCTCCGCTCCAAGGATGTCCGCAACAG GAGTTATTTGGAGGGGAGTCTCTTGGCCAGCGGCGCGTTGCTCGGAGCTGAGGAACTAGATCGATATTTCCCAGAGAGGCTGCTGCGAGTTTTCATTGCTACGTGGAACATGCAGGGACGCAAG GAGCTCCCGGAGACCCTGGATGATTTCTTGCTGCCGTCAGATGATGATTTTGCACAAGACATGTATGTTATTGGCGTCCAAGAAGGAAGCCCGGACCG GCGGGAGTGGGAGGTCCGACTCCAGGAGACCCTGGGACCACATTACGTGCTGCTCCACTCCAGTGCTCATGGCGTCCTCTACCTGTCAGTCTTCATCCGACGAGACCTGATCTGGTTCTGCTCTG AAGTGGAATATGCCACGGTCACCACACGGATCGTCTCACAGATCAAAACCAAGGGAGCCCTCGCCGTGTCCTTCACTTTTTTCGGAACCTCCTTCCTCTTGATTACGTCGCATTTCACAT CCGGAGATGGCAAAGTCATCGAGAGGATCCTCGACTACAAGAAAATAGTTGAGGGTTTGGCACTACCTCGTAATATTCCTGACACCAACCCGTACCGCTCCAATCCCT TGGATGTTACAAGCCGCTTTGATGAAGTTTTCTGGTTCGGTGACTTCAACTTCCGTTTGAACAAAGATCGTTCAGGAGTGAACTCCATTTTACAACGTAAACCGGACCTAGATATGTCGCGGCTGCTGCAGTACGACCAGCTGATCAAAGAGATGAACGACG GGTCCATATTTAAGGGATTTGAAGAGGCTGCTATTCAGTTTCTCCCCACGTATAAGTTTGACATCGGCTGTGACGATTATGACAGCACATCCAAGCAGAGAACACCGTCCTATACG GATCGGGTGGTGTACAAGAGCCGGAATAAGGGCGATATCCGCGTCCTGAAGTATGCCTCCTGCTCCCTGGTGAAGACCTCCGACCACAGGCCTGTATTCGGATTATTTCAAGTGAGGATCAGACCCGGCCGAGACAA catccccctggcggccggactcTTTGACCGCGAGTTGTATCTACTGGGCATCAAAAGGAGAATCTCCCGAGAGCTGCAGAAACGGCACGCCGTGAAAAACCAAAAAAACAGCAGCGTCTGCGCCATCTCCTGA